In Lolium rigidum isolate FL_2022 chromosome 7, APGP_CSIRO_Lrig_0.1, whole genome shotgun sequence, the DNA window AACTCCATTTGTCATATATTCTTCCACCGTTGGCACATATTGAGTAATCTGCCATTTTGTCTCAGTCATCATAGACCTCAATAATTGTAGCCACTGCAAATCAGTTTcaccctgtcaatactgaacatgaCGCAATTAAGAACCAGGGGGCACATGAGACTCACAGTTTCTATCAGGTGATTTCTAACACAGCGGTTTTGGACTGCAGAAGCCATCGATCCAAGCTGGTTCACCGTGGTATAGAGAGCACAAAATACTATTTTTACTTGCTCAGAATAGAAGTCATCTTTGTCGTGCTCATCCCACCTAAGGCAAGCATTCGCAGAACAGGGAAAGTGAATTAATAGCAAAGATAGAAGCACTCTTGAGAAAGTGCAGACAAAGACATCAAGTTAGAGAATTGTACTTCTCAACTAATGCGATGAGGTTTTCCAGCTCTTCTTTTGATCCTCCAATATCGAAGAAGTCATCAACAACAGTTGTGAGCACAGCATTTTTGGCCCATGACATACGAGCATCAGACAGTTCAGGAGGAAATAACGTGGCAGCAGCAGAGAGATAACAATATGTTAACTTCTGTCGCGCGAATTGCAATTGGTCCAACTTGTTCTCTTTCACCCAACTGTAACAACAAATTTCAGAAAATATTCTCCAACAAAGGAATTTTATATTAAAAGAAAGCAAAAAAGGTTACCTGTCAAGATGTTGGAGTTCATCCCGGTAAATAGTTTGAGAGAAGGTGAAATCTTCAACAGCCAAAGACAAAAGTTCTTGGTTGACACTAGATGGCCTTATTCAGCAAAATGTTTGACACTTAGTATGACATCTAAGCAATACGATTTTAAGgactatttttttaaaaataaataaaaatcttaCAAATATTCTGTATTCATCATGTGAGAATCCCTAGCATCAAAATGTTCGATGTTCCTCTTGTGCTCTAGACGTTCCAGTGTGGCATAGAAAGGAAACTTAAGAGCATACTCCACCTGAAACTCTAAAAGCATAGAATTAAACATAACTGAACTGCTAAGTGAAATGACAAATTTCAATTCCATGCAGGCACCTCTGCATAGGTCGAGATTCTTGGGAACCCATCAGATAACAGCTTTTGCGTCAATAAGCTGCCAGACCAGGAGCCTAAGTTATCTAGGATCAGTTCATCTTCGGATACAGTGACTTTTGAAGCCCTGTACAATTCCAATATAGATTTTGTATCATTTAAATATCCTTGAACTGAATCATGGAAAGCGGAAGCTTCAGCAATATGAGACAGTTCATCTGCACCAGAATAGAACTAGTGAGTTGTTAACTCAAGATTAATCATAACATTGACGTGAAATTCCTGCCTAGGTACCTGAGGATACATCATATCCATTCATCCGTAGGAGTCGAAACGCCATTGCGCATGTTGCTACATCTAGCATGATCTCCTCATCCCTCTGTAACCAAAAACTGCAAACAGGACATGTCAAGTTTACAAGTTACTAAAAAAGGTAACCCTCCATTTCAAACTATAAGATGTATTTAGTTTTGTTAAGACAAGAATCTGACCAACATTTACGCCATTAATGCATGAAGTATGTGATATGAAACTGCATTCGTATGTAGGTacttttgaatatgaatctagTTACATCTCACATAAGTTGCATATTAATAGCAATTGTTGGTCAAATCCATATCTTAAAATAAATTAAAGTATGCCTAATATTTTGAAATTGGGGAAATATTAAATCTGGTATTCATGGTCATTACCTGTATGTCATGTCTAGGATGCCCTTTACCTCAGTAGAAAAATGGTGAGAAATTCCGAtcttttcaagagaatccaccatTGACAGCTGGCAATGTATATTTAGTGGGTATACTGTTGGTACTGCAAAAAGTCTATTGCCGTTAATTATTTAGCGACAGTTTAAACCTTGCTGAGTCTTTACAAGGAAAGGTATAGATACCCACCTGCACTACCAAATTTACTGACAAGCAAATTTAGGTACCCGAGGGCTTTATCATCATAGTTGTGGATTAATGCAGCAGCAGTTGTGGAAGGGGAGTTGAACAATGATCCATTCTTCCTCTGGAACTTCATAACTTCATTCCAGTCTAGCAGGTTTCCTAACCCTTCAGCAACATAGGCCATATATGCTTCTCTGCCACATGATTTCTTCCCATCCTGCCTGAATTAGTCAAGTATGAGGATTTTCATGTATTTACCGCAGGTGATGCTCCAAATCTGGTAGCTAATTCCATTGGTAAGCATAAGACAAATATGAATgacatgatcatctcatacatattacgTACTAACTTCGTAAACAAGTTCTCTCTAATGTACAGCCAGAATGCAATGCCATGCATTTTTTTCTGTTGACCAACCTTTTCACTTCAATGTCCCAGAGGTGTAGAACCCCATCAATATCAGTCTGTCTAACAGGAAACTGCAAGCCCATCGCAATGGCAAGCCTAAGCATACCAGGAAAGATGACATTGAAGCCTATAGGAGCCGCAATCTGCTCATCCATAGCAATGGAGAAATTCCTTCCAATAAAATGCAGACCTGTACAGTATCATTTTCATTGCATTAAGGCGTTTCAGTTCTTCAGAATAAATATAGCAGAACTACATTAACAAGTAATAATGCGTATTTTTCTATACCTCTTCTCATGTGCTCGTGGCCAACATTCCATTTCTTAAGTGCAAGAACACATGCCAATGTAGATGAGAGAATGTCCTTGTTGGCTGATGATCCAAATTCGTTGATACCCCAGGATCCATCGTCCTGTTGGTTGAGCAATATCCATTCAACGCACTGCGGAAAGCATGGAGCCCCAGGGGAGCCCGGCAAGGGCACCATGGCCACCCACGCCGTATCGTAAGAAGATGGCAACAATTCAACTTGCTGGAGCTGCTTCTTTATTCTATCCTCCCGTCCATCTGTATGCTGCACTTATTTTCAGTGATAACAGTTAATTAGACAGAAGACAGAACCCTCAAATATAATAATAACCAGCAGCGAGGCTCATACCATGTTTTGCAGGCCTGTGTTTTCTCCTACCAGCCTTGTCTCCACACATGCTGTTGAAAGAAAGGAGATACACAAGTCAGGAATCAGTTAAGGTGTCACTCATCTGAATATGCACATGGTGCCGTGCCTCTCAGACACACAACGACAAGAAACAATTAAAAATTGGCAGGTGGAGGCGCAGGCATTCGGGAGCCAGGAACTCAGCTAAAATAAGACTTTAATATTCTCTGCATTTGTTTAGCAGAAGTAGGAATAGTATTAC includes these proteins:
- the LOC124675518 gene encoding ent-kaur-16-ene synthase, chloroplastic-like, with translation MHTDGREDRIKKQLQQVELLPSSYDTAWVAMVPLPGSPGAPCFPQCVEWILLNQQDDGSWGINEFGSSANKDILSSTLACVLALKKWNVGHEHMRRGLHFIGRNFSIAMDEQIAAPIGFNVIFPGMLRLAIAMGLQFPVRQTDIDGVLHLWDIEVKRQDGKKSCGREAYMAYVAEGLGNLLDWNEVMKFQRKNGSLFNSPSTTAAALIHNYDDKALGYLNLLVSKFGSAVPTVYPLNIHCQLSMVDSLEKIGISHHFSTEVKGILDMTYSFWLQRDEEIMLDVATCAMAFRLLRMNGYDVSSDELSHIAEASAFHDSVQGYLNDTKSILELYRASKVTVSEDELILDNLGSWSGSLLTQKLLSDGFPRISTYAEVEYALKFPFYATLERLEHKRNIEHFDARDSHMMNTEYLPSSVNQELLSLAVEDFTFSQTIYRDELQHLDSWVKENKLDQLQFARQKLTYCYLSAAATLFPPELSDARMSWAKNAVLTTVVDDFFDIGGSKEELENLIALVEKWDEHDKDDFYSEQVKIVFCALYTTVNQLGSMASAVQNRCVRNHLIETWLQLLRSMMTETKWQITQYVPTVEEYMTNGVVSFALGPIVLPALYFVGEKISECVVKDQEHSELFRAMSTCGRLLNDIQGFEREGSEGKLNSVSLLVLHSGGLMSVEGAKEAIQKNIVASRRDLLRLVLKEDKVVPRACKELFWKMCKILHLFYFQTDGFSSPKEMASAVDAVINEPLKLSS